The sequence GAATGAGACCGCGATGATGAGATTGTTGAGTTGGTTCCAATTGAACCAGTTCGGCGATGGAGTGGAGACCAAGACCGGGCTGAAGATCCGCTGGTTGTCTTGCACCGTGGCCACGGCTACGGCATAGGACATGCCATCGACGATTTCTATCCCCTTCCCGCTTCTGACCACGACTTGATGCCAGGCTTTGTCGGCTTTTCTAGTCCACCACGCGGTTTTTGTGTCTTTGATGTAATGGGTATTCGATGGGAACTCCGCGATGATGGTGAATGCCGATGGATCACTCGCAGAAGCTTCTCCGACCAAGACCTGATAACGCATGTCGGACCGATCGCTTGGCGCAGGCGCCCACTGCACCGTAAGGCTTCCTCCTCCATCGCTCGGCGTATCAAAGACCTGCACGCCTTGCGGCTCAGTCAAGGCGGTTTGTGCCAGCGTGTCTAGTGGCACGAGGTTTGAGGCACACACAATTACCTGCAAGGAGAGCCAGCCGAAACCGATGTAGAACCGTCTCAACCTGTTTCTCACACCTTACCCCTCACCCCTTGAGCCTCACGCCATTCACGCCCCTTCAATCACCTCGATATTCGTCCGTGGAACCACGACTCGGCTTCCATCGGACAACGTGACTTCTAACACTCGCACCTCGCTCTCCGTGGGAATCTTGATCAGTTCAGGCGGAAGAGCCGACACTTCGCCGATGCGCCCAAACATGGGATCACGGATGATACGGACTGGGTCGCCACGACGGATGCCCTCGCGTTGTGGCTGAGCTGCTCCCCCTGCCCGTCCATCTCCCTGCGGAATGATGATTTCAGGACGAATCACTCCGGCTCGGATCTGAGTGGCACCGGAGATCGACGCTTTCCGGCCGGCGTGAGCTGAGAACAGCTTGAATGTTTTGGCCGCCATTGGAATGGTCCCAAAACCCTCGGTCAAGATCAAAGTAAACCCCACCTGCTCTGTCCCTGTGATCGCCACGCCAAGGTCATACCCCAATAAAGCGCGCAGATCTTCATCATGAATCCCGCCCACAACCAGGCCGGCCACACCGACCGTTTTGGCCTGGTTCATCGCCTCGGCTGAAAGAAAGGATCCTCCGATCACAACTTTGCCCTTCATGGCAGGAGTAAGGTGCCCAGGAGTCAACGGTTCGTCTGGAGCGTTCACCGCCATCACGATCTCACCCGAGGTCTCCCCACCGATGCCGAAGATGCCTTGGACCAGGCTGCAAGTCGTTTCCACCACAACGCCCTGCTGAGGGATCGTTTCGACAATGGCTCCATCCACATAGGCCCGTAACTGCAGCAGGCACGGCGGTTCACGCAAGAGTACTTGTCCTGTCACGCTCGATATGGACTCGATCGTCCCTGTGACTGGTGATCGAATCTCGGTCTTGAACCATTGAATCAGCGGCTTATTCTCAGCAAGAATCTCATCTTTCGCGACTGCATCACCGGCCTTCTTGATCAAATAGTCCTTGATCTCGCCCGGGGCGACACTCAGCTGATTCGCGAGATTGACTGGAAACACTTTCCCCGGCAATTCTGCCTGAGCCACCACCTGATCGGAACGGACTCGATCGCCAACTTGCACCATCAGCGTCCCGGGCAGGGGTAACATGCGCCGACGATGGACGACCGTATGGTCCGTGACGGTTAAACCGGGTGTATAGGAATGAGCCATCGTATTCACCAGGACTGAGCGAATGCGTCTTCTCTTAGCATCTCAGTCCTTCGCCCTCAGCTCTCACTACTCCGCTGTCGGATACAGTCCGACTGCCTTGAACCATTTCGCCAATGCCGCGACACGTCCTGGTTGATCAGCTGGAAGTCGGAGCGGTCGCCCACGGCCATCGAGCAAAAGTCCGACCACTCCGCCCTGGACTTCTCGCGTCACAGAGACACCGGCCCCCGCTCCCATATTGACCCCTTTGGCAGGCTGAACCTTGATCGTGGCTTGTGCGTCTGATTCCAACGGAAATAGCCGCAGCTCGCCGAATCGCAGTTGCGCGTTCATCGTCTTCCCATCGGGCCCCGTCAGTTCATAGTCTACGCAGAGCTCTCCGTCTTTTCCCTGTCCGATCGGCGCCACGCAGGTCCCGAGATAGATCATGCAATCTCGCACAAAGACATCCGTCGCAGCCTGTTCATTGATCGTGGACAGCACTCCGAGGTGTGGCATCATAAAAATGCTGTCGACCGACAACCTCGTACAGCCCGTCGGCTCATAGGCATCGACCATCATGAGCATCGATTGGATCCGGCGCGGCGCGTGCGAGAGGATGCCGCCGCTTCCGACGATCAGATCCAGCTTCAACATATCGATCAACGTCTTGCCGGAGGTCTGTTGTTCGAACACATCTGAAATCGTCCGCTCTTGCTGTACCCCTTTGAGTCCCGTCGCCAGCGACTTGTGATGGATCAAGGCCAGCCGCAGGGCTTCGCGTGCAATCGCCTGCTCGATTTGGAGTTCATCCAGTGTTTGCGGAATCGTCGTGGGCCGGATCATTTTGTTCTTAATCCGGTTGCGCAGGGTCTGCTCGTCGAGCGTAAACGGAACCCAGCGCATGATGTTGGCCAATCCTGCTTCAGCCAGCACATTGGACACACTGTAGGACATGCCGAGATTGGCGCTGACCGTTCGGTTAAACACTCCGTCAAACACGGAAAATACGTCGGTCGTCGCGCCTCCGATGTCCACGCCGATCAGATTCAAGTGTTCCCGCTTGGCGATCGTCTCCATAATCAGGCCGACCGCTGCCGGAGTCGGCATGATCGGGGCTCCGGTCATGTCGATCAGCTTCTTGTACCCAGGCGCCTGCTGCATGACATGCTCAAGAAAGAGATCATGAATCTTGTTCCGCGCCGGCGCCAGATTCTCTCGTTCCAGGACCGGTCGAATGTTCTCCGTGACGACCAGCGCCGACTTGTTCTCCAGAATCGTTCTCACTTGCGACTGGGCTTCCTTATTGCCCGCGTAGATCAACGGCAATTTGTAGGTCACCCCAAACCGTGGTCGGGGTTCCGCCGCGGCGATATATTCCGCCATCTCGACGACATGCGTGACCGCCCCACCATCGGTTCCACCCGACATCAGAATCATGTCCGGCCTCATGGAACGGATTCGTTCGATCTTTTCATGTGGTAACCGCCCATCGTTCGCAGCCAACACATCGATCACGATGGCACCGGCCCCCAGCGCGGCCCGCTGCGCGCTCTCCCCCGTCATATTCTGTACGACTCCGGTCACCATCATCTGCAACCCACCACCGGCACTGCTGGTCGAGATATAGATGTCGACTCCCGTCTTGTCGTCTCGGCAGGGTGTGATGATCTTGTCTCCATCAAGAATCTTCCGGCCGGAGAGCTCCTCGATTTCAGCAATGGCATTCAACACACCGCGTGTCACGTCTTCGAACGGCGCTTCTACCGTCGTCGGCGCTTCACCCCGATAGGTCTGTCGATATTCGTCGCCGACCTTTTCGATGAGAATGGCTTTCGTTGTCGTGCTCCCACAATCAGTGGCGACAATGACGTTGAGAGGATGAGCGGTCTTAGCCGGCTCGTGAGAAATCATCGGCAACCAACCGAACTACGACCGCGTCGCTCGTCGTCCGTGAAGCGTGAAGCGCAAGATGGCCGCAACGAACCACGCTTCACGAGATACGCTTCACAGCGGAGAGTCATTGAGCCGTTGCTCCCTTTGGAGCAGACTTGGCTTCAATGATGGCAATAAGGCGAGTGACGGTATCCCGGCGCTCAAGCAAGCGGGCAACTTGCTCGACTTCTTTGACGTTGCACGCGCAATCGATGATCGGCGTCATGAAATGCAGGGCCTGACTGCCCAGAAAGTTCATCGGCCCCATGGACTCCAAAAATATCGTCGCCGGCGCCGCCATACCGCGCTTGACGATCGTCTCGGCGATCCGCTCCAGCAATTGGACATCCTCGATGGAGAGAGACTGATCCTCTGGCTGAACAGCAAAGGCATGGCGTAGTCCGGCTCGAACTTTGGCCAGTTTTTCCGCTGCACTTCCCTTGAAGAGTGGTCGCATAAGTGTAGGTCGGATAAGGCAAACCTCAAACGGGTCGCATTATATGAAGGGGGTGGAAGAGAGTCAATTCGATGGTGGAACCGGGAAACTGGTATCAAGGCATAGCATCCCAGTACCCTTAAGCGTCACTGTGCGAAGTGGGCGTCACAATCGAACGTCTTAAACAGTGATGACATAAGGCACACATTGGGTTAGACTGGCCCATGAAGCCGTTTCGTTGGAACCACGAGAAGAATGAGCGGCTGAAAGCTGAGCGAAATGTTTCTTTCGAGGAAATCGTGCTTGCCATTGAAACCGATGGATTGCTCGATATTGTGGTGCACTCCAACCTCGGCAAATACCCTCGTCAACGAATGTTTGTCGTCGCGGTCGAGCACTATGCCTACTTGGTTCCGTTCGTGGAAGAATCTGACCACTACTTCCTGAAAACGGTCATTCCGAACAGGAAGGCGACCCGTGACTACTTGAAAGGTGGTGTGTAAATGAGAAAACATCAACCATCGTATGAAGAACAAATTGTCAAAGACTATGAAAAAGGCCGCTTCAAGTCCGTTGCTCCCTCAAAAGCCGAACTCAAGCGCTTTAAAGAAGCGGCCCGGGCGACGTTCATCAAAAACCGGAGAGTCAATGTGAGATTGTCCTCGCCCGATTTGATGGATATCCAGACCCGTGCTGCCGAAGAAGGGGTGCCGTACCAGACGCTCATTGCCAGTGTGTTGCATAAGTTCGTGACAGGTCGATTCACGGAAAAATCATCGCGTCTCACAACGCGGTCGAGCGGGCGCGCCAAACGACGTCGTGCTGCCTAAGACTTAGGGACATCGAAAAGTCTGATGGCCATGGGACTTATCACACCTAAGATCGTTGCTAAAAAGCTTTCCGTCCATCTGCACCATAAATTGTCGCTGGACAACCTGGTGGCCTGGGCAGAATCGGCAATGATGGAGGGCGAATTCGATCCAGCCTATCTTCCAACCATTCGTGACGTTGTGGCAAGGATCGGTGTCACCGACGTACGCGCTTTCGGTCTCACCTGGGAGGATTGCGAGCAGCTCCTTTCCCAGCTTGTCTATTCCGCACAAGTCAGCATCGTCACCCGATAGTTTTCTTCCTGAGAGCACCGAAACCGGTCCTGAGCAATCTCGCCATCCTACGCGAAATTTCGCCTCTCCTCGTTTACACAGCGGAGCATCGCACGTCTAAAGACTATGACTGGAGACCAGACACCACTCTTACACGGAGGCATGACATGATGAGGCGTGTGTGGAACCTACCGGTAGTCCTGGGGACTATAACCATTGCTTTGGGCGGAATGCTCTATGAAGGGAGTACCAGCCCGGCGGCGGCGGAAGGACTCTTCGATGACGTAAATATTGGGCTGTTCTCCATCGGCGGTCGGGCGACTTATGTGGATCCCAAGGATGGAGACGCGAACTGGTTTGGCGGCGGTCAACTTCGTATCCACCCGTTCCACTTTATGGCCATTGAAGGCTCCGTCGACTATCGCAAAACAGACCTCAATTCCACCAACGTCCGAACCTTTCCGGTTCAAGGGTCTGTGTTGCTCTATCCATTCGGCACAAAACGGCTCTCTCCTTTTATTCTCGGCGGAGCCGGCTGGTACTTTACCCATGTCGAAGGCCCCGGCGACTTCGACAAGACGCAACATCGGTTTGGCGCGCATGTCGGGGGAGGCCTGCAGCTCTTTCTCACGGAATATCTCTCGCTCGACAGTACCTATCGTCATATCTGGCTAGAGAATGTTGAGTCGAAGGATGTCTCTCTGCGTGATAAACAATTCCAGGAGAACGGGCACATGGTGACCTTTGGCGTAAACTTGCATTTTTAGCAGCGCCTCAGATTGAGACAGCTGCTCTGTGGGCAGAGAATTCGACCCAGCTCACATTCGGTCCATCCGTGATGTTGCGGCGAAGTCAACTTGAGACCAACCTTACCCTTCACAAAACTGCCGTAGGCACATCTGGATTTTCTCGTATAACGCACTCATTGCATAATTTTCGCTATAGCGAAGTAAATGGCTCTACACATCTTCGAACTTATCGTGATGATAGTTAATGCGCCACGGAGGCAAACCGCCATTTGCCACAGTGACCTGAAACCGCACTGGGGCTTCTTCTGCTCGATCTGCCAGTGGAATCTCAGTTAAGGTCATCAAGTCAGGGAGCTGCCGTTGAATGCAGTAAGCTGTTAACTCTTCTACAAAGCACGACACCCGGTCGAGCATGAAAGGAACAAACTCAGTGACGGGTTGTCCTGAGATCGATGGAGATAAAGCTTCGATCTTATTGCCCTGGCGCGCATATGTTGTCCGGGGCAAAGTCCATCCGTTGTGCTCAATGGCATTGCGGCGCTCCTGCAAGGGCTCTGACCATGCCCTGGTTTGGCGAAGATAGTCGGCCAATGAGGCATGCTTTTGGTCAAGAGTCAAAAGGCCTGTTTCAAATCCTGCTTGTTTTTGAAAAAGGAACCCGATATCCATATGCACAGCGATAAATCTCTGCATCCCTTCCTTAAGGGTACGACCCGCGGCAGTGACAAAACTGACCACTTCTTTCCCAAGTGCGTCGTCAATACTTTCATCTATGCGTATGGTATGCCTTTCAACCCGTGCCACTTCGCCAGAGGACACCTTTCTTGAGTGTTCTTGCCAGAGACGAGCGACCTCCTCCGCTGATTTCCGGGCGGACCGAAGTGACGTGAGTACCACATCGTATAAGGAATCAAACGTATCTCTCTGATCCGGGTTCAAGGCGATGAGATCGCGCAATCTTACGACGCCGAGAAACAGACGAGCGATGAACGGGGTCTGTGTCCCTTCATCGGACACCTTTTGGATAGTCCATTTTGGCTGTTCGACCCGCACCACCATATTGGCTTGGCTACTAATCCTCCTTAACATCCCTGAGAAGTCAGCTTCGGTCATCGGGAGGACATAGCTGATTTCTGAATCCTCACGCTTAATGATGCCAGCGTGCTGCATATCCACGCCAATTAGGAAACGCAAAATTTGCTCTAACGGTAACTCGCCGTGAGACAGAATTGATGCGCCATCCTGCCATGGTAAAAAACGTAAAGTGCACAGGTGTTTTCCATTCCTGTCTTCAATCTGTACGGGTAGGGGCCCCCAATAGCGGTCGTTATAGCGCTCACGTGGTACCGGCACCAGCTCACCTTTCAAGTTATACTGAAAACCAGATACAACAATGACTTGTCTTGGTACATTTTCAATGACCTGTGTGCGATCCGGAAGGTGTACTCCTGGAGAGAATAAAAAGAGTTGCCCCAGCAAGAGCCCCAAGAGGCGATTGAACGTGTAGGATCCCGTCGGCATCATAGCAACCACGATATACATAGGTGGTGTATACGACAGTGTGCGGGCTGCGGGGAGCAGTAAATCACCACTTGGGAGTTCGCCAGGGAATTGTACGAAATAATTGATCGTTCCTGATGTAGCTACAACAAGCATATCCGGCCATTCCGAACTTGGTGTAGCGGTGTTCAGTTTGACAAGCTCTTGTGCAAGTTGATCCATGGCAACTGTGGAGCGGATGGCAAACACAATTCCTAACGTTGTAGTTTGGACCGGCAAATCACCATCCAATCGAGGTGGTAGACATTTTTTCAGCCGTTTTGCCGTTGCAATACGCGAACAAGCATCGATAAACCTCTCTTGATTCAGGCTTTCACAGGCATCAATCACCACTGCGGCGTTGTCTGCCTGAATCTCTAGCGAATCTTCGGCTTCGCCTACTGCGGCGGCATAGATCACCGATGCAAAAATGTCTGACCTGTTTTTGTCTCGGTCAACCAAATATCCCGAACGGACTTTTAGTGGCCAGCCGACGTATCGACCAAGGACGTCGTTGAGAGTGGTAGATAGCGTGGCTTCAATGGCAGAAATGACTTTCTCACCAGCCTCGCGCACTTCTTGAGCGAGCGTCATGTTATCCACTCCAGCGGAGACACCACCGGTGTTCTCAATGTATAGCCTGTCGCAGTCACACAAACACTTTAATCAACCGGACCGACCTTGCCCCATCTTACTCTCCGTCCCCTTCCACAACCGCTCAATATTTCCCTTGTGCTTAATCACAATAAGACCAGTCACTAGTACAGCAAACGATATGAAGGCAACGCTCGGACGAACCAACGCAGCGATGACGGGAAACAATCCGAACGCGGTCAGTGCGCCGCCGGAGGAATAGCGCCAGAGGGCGACGGCTCCGATCCAGGCCAGCAGGAGCAATAGGCCTATTATCGGTGCCACTCCAAGGACAGATCCAAGCGCGGTCGCAACCCCCTTCCCACCTTTGAATCCCAGAAACGGCGAAAAGAGGTGGCCCAAAAATGGAGCGAGCGCGACGGCCAGAATCGCCCATTCGTCTTGTAGCAGCTGCGTCGCCGCGAAGCCCATCACCCATCCCTTGCCCATATCGCCGACCAAGGTCAGGATGCCAGGCGTCTTGCCCGAGACACGCAGCACATTTGTAAACCCGACATTTTTGCTCCCGACCGTGCGGGGATCCGGCAGGCCCATCGCCTTTGAGATGACCACCCCAAAGGGGATTGCGCCCAGCAGATATCCACCCACCACAAGCCCAATGATCAGTCCGAGATGCTCCATGGTCTATTTGCAGGTCTCGCTGCCGATTATTTCCGCATTACCTACCACAAGCGTGAGCCTGAACGTCATTGGAACTTTTCCGGATGCACAAAGAAGTCGAGCATCACACGATTCAGATTAGGCCAGTCACGATGGCTGCCGGTTCCTTCACAATAGAGCGTCGCCCCGCCTGAGGCACAGCCTTGATACGCGCGACAGCCTCCCTCCAGTGGTTTCGTCTTCGTCACATCACACTGATTACAGCCCGCCCACCAGGCTGACGTTTTGGCTCCCCAGCCAGGAAACAACTTGTCGTTCTTGCTATGCATGATCATGACCGGGATTGGAGCGGGGCATTGATAGGCCTCAAGATCTTTGCCGGTCACCCCGGCCGCACTCGGTGCAATCGTGGCAGGCACGGTTTTCGTCTTCTCAATCACGGCCAGCATCAAGGACGCGGTGCCTCCATCTGAATGGCCGGTGACAGACACTCTGTGCTCATCGATGCACCACTCCTTTGCAACCAGGTCAGGAATCGTTCCAAGCTGTTCAATGGTTGAAATATTCAATGACTTGTGATCGGTATAGACCACGACAAACCCCGCGCCGGTCGCTGAGGTCGTGATACTCGTGAGACGCTCGGACTCCCAGCGACTCAGCCCTGCCGGCGCATAGACCATCAGAAGAGGATGGGCGAACGTCGGGTCATAGTTGGACGGTGTGCGAACCATATACCGAATGCCGTCAGCCGAGACTTTTCCGTCTATCGCGCCTGCTGCTCCCGCTCGGGAACCTGCCGGACACCGTATTCCATCACTCGGATAGACAAAGGCATCGAGCGACGGAGAAGTTGAGTTCTCTGTGCACGCAGCGATGGTGAGTTGGAGCAACAACAAAAGAGAGGACGCAATGAGGAGGTGCGGATTCGCTATCACGTTCCGGTAGGCCAGCAGTGGCTATGGCGGGCTCGGAGACAGTGCCCTGTAAATGTTCCGTCAAATCCCTTTGGCGACGACCTGCTTCCAAAAGCTCCACACATACTGACCGCCGGAGACATAGCCCAGCACGAGCGAGAGGTACAAGGTAAACATGCCTGCTAAGTGCATATTCCCGAGTTCAGCGAGCCCTGTACCCTCTAGGATCAGCAAGATGATCGCCACGACTTGTAGAGCCATCTTGTACTTGCCGGTCGTCTCCGCCGCAATGATCATCCCCTCCCCTGCCGCAATGGCTCGGATGCCCGTGACCGCTAACTCTCGCGCAACGATCAACAGGACGACCAGTGCGCTGACTCGCTCCACATTCATGAGGAGAATCAAGGCGGACAGAACCAACAGTTTATCTGCGATGGGATCGAGCAGCTTGCCCAGCTTCGTCACCTGACCTGTTCGCCTGGCGATGTACCCATCCAACATATCTGTGACCGCCGCGACGGCGAAAATGATCGCGGCCGCCAGCGACTGATCCGGCGTGGGATTGACGAAGAGAATGATGAAGACCGGAATCAAAAGAATGCGGGCGAGCGTCAAGACATTGGGCACATTGAGCGATTCCGCCCCGATGTCTCGCCACACTTCCAAGACACGATTCATCGTTTGATTCGTCCTTTTACTAGCATCCTATCGCACGACGTCGACCTGACTCCCCTATCCTGCTACACAATCCCGTTCTTGAGCAAGTCATGAAGATGGACGACGCCGCGGATGGTCCGCTCATTTTCTACGACCACCAATGTCGTGATTGAAAACCGCTCCATCATCTCGACCGCCTTGGCTGCCAGCTCATCTGGTCCGATGGTCTTGGGATTCTTCGAGGCCAATTCCCGCGCCGTGGTGTTGACTAAATCCGTCCCTCGTTGGATAAAGCGTCGCAAGTCTCCATCCGTAATCACACCGACCAACAACCCTTCCTGGTCCACGACGGTCGTCATGCCGAGTTTTTTTGCCGTCATCTCCAGCATCGCAGCCATGCCACCGACGGAGGCTTCCACCATGGGAACGTCCGATTCAGCA is a genomic window of Candidatus Nitrospira kreftii containing:
- a CDS encoding hypothetical protein (conserved protein of unknown function), which produces MAHSYTPGLTVTDHTVVHRRRMLPLPGTLMVQVGDRVRSDQVVAQAELPGKVFPVNLANQLSVAPGEIKDYLIKKAGDAVAKDEILAENKPLIQWFKTEIRSPVTGTIESISSVTGQVLLREPPCLLQLRAYVDGAIVETIPQQGVVVETTCSLVQGIFGIGGETSGEIVMAVNAPDEPLTPGHLTPAMKGKVVIGGSFLSAEAMNQAKTVGVAGLVVGGIHDEDLRALLGYDLGVAITGTEQVGFTLILTEGFGTIPMAAKTFKLFSAHAGRKASISGATQIRAGVIRPEIIIPQGDGRAGGAAQPQREGIRRGDPVRIIRDPMFGRIGEVSALPPELIKIPTESEVRVLEVTLSDGSRVVVPRTNIEVIEGA
- a CDS encoding hypothetical protein (conserved protein of unknown function), producing the protein MISHEPAKTAHPLNVIVATDCGSTTTKAILIEKVGDEYRQTYRGEAPTTVEAPFEDVTRGVLNAIAEIEELSGRKILDGDKIITPCRDDKTGVDIYISTSSAGGGLQMMVTGVVQNMTGESAQRAALGAGAIVIDVLAANDGRLPHEKIERIRSMRPDMILMSGGTDGGAVTHVVEMAEYIAAAEPRPRFGVTYKLPLIYAGNKEAQSQVRTILENKSALVVTENIRPVLERENLAPARNKIHDLFLEHVMQQAPGYKKLIDMTGAPIMPTPAAVGLIMETIAKREHLNLIGVDIGGATTDVFSVFDGVFNRTVSANLGMSYSVSNVLAEAGLANIMRWVPFTLDEQTLRNRIKNKMIRPTTIPQTLDELQIEQAIAREALRLALIHHKSLATGLKGVQQERTISDVFEQQTSGKTLIDMLKLDLIVGSGGILSHAPRRIQSMLMMVDAYEPTGCTRLSVDSIFMMPHLGVLSTINEQAATDVFVRDCMIYLGTCVAPIGQGKDGELCVDYELTGPDGKTMNAQLRFGELRLFPLESDAQATIKVQPAKGVNMGAGAGVSVTREVQGGVVGLLLDGRGRPLRLPADQPGRVAALAKWFKAVGLYPTAE
- a CDS encoding hypothetical protein (conserved protein of unknown function), producing MRPLFKGSAAEKLAKVRAGLRHAFAVQPEDQSLSIEDVQLLERIAETIVKRGMAAPATIFLESMGPMNFLGSQALHFMTPIIDCACNVKEVEQVARLLERRDTVTRLIAIIEAKSAPKGATAQ
- a CDS encoding hypothetical protein (conserved protein of unknown function); translation: MKPFRWNHEKNERLKAERNVSFEEIVLAIETDGLLDIVVHSNLGKYPRQRMFVVAVEHYAYLVPFVEESDHYFLKTVIPNRKATRDYLKGGV
- a CDS encoding hypothetical protein (conserved protein of unknown function), which gives rise to MRKHQPSYEEQIVKDYEKGRFKSVAPSKAELKRFKEAARATFIKNRRVNVRLSSPDLMDIQTRAAEEGVPYQTLIASVLHKFVTGRFTEKSSRLTTRSSGRAKRRRAA
- a CDS encoding hypothetical protein (conserved protein of unknown function) encodes the protein MAMGLITPKIVAKKLSVHLHHKLSLDNLVAWAESAMMEGEFDPAYLPTIRDVVARIGVTDVRAFGLTWEDCEQLLSQLVYSAQVSIVTR
- a CDS encoding hypothetical protein (conserved protein of unknown function) gives rise to the protein MMRRVWNLPVVLGTITIALGGMLYEGSTSPAAAEGLFDDVNIGLFSIGGRATYVDPKDGDANWFGGGQLRIHPFHFMAIEGSVDYRKTDLNSTNVRTFPVQGSVLLYPFGTKRLSPFILGGAGWYFTHVEGPGDFDKTQHRFGAHVGGGLQLFLTEYLSLDSTYRHIWLENVESKDVSLRDKQFQENGHMVTFGVNLHF
- a CDS encoding hypothetical protein (conserved protein of unknown function) translates to MTLAQEVREAGEKVISAIEATLSTTLNDVLGRYVGWPLKVRSGYLVDRDKNRSDIFASVIYAAAVGEAEDSLEIQADNAAVVIDACESLNQERFIDACSRIATAKRLKKCLPPRLDGDLPVQTTTLGIVFAIRSTVAMDQLAQELVKLNTATPSSEWPDMLVVATSGTINYFVQFPGELPSGDLLLPAARTLSYTPPMYIVVAMMPTGSYTFNRLLGLLLGQLFLFSPGVHLPDRTQVIENVPRQVIVVSGFQYNLKGELVPVPRERYNDRYWGPLPVQIEDRNGKHLCTLRFLPWQDGASILSHGELPLEQILRFLIGVDMQHAGIIKREDSEISYVLPMTEADFSGMLRRISSQANMVVRVEQPKWTIQKVSDEGTQTPFIARLFLGVVRLRDLIALNPDQRDTFDSLYDVVLTSLRSARKSAEEVARLWQEHSRKVSSGEVARVERHTIRIDESIDDALGKEVVSFVTAAGRTLKEGMQRFIAVHMDIGFLFQKQAGFETGLLTLDQKHASLADYLRQTRAWSEPLQERRNAIEHNGWTLPRTTYARQGNKIEALSPSISGQPVTEFVPFMLDRVSCFVEELTAYCIQRQLPDLMTLTEIPLADRAEEAPVRFQVTVANGGLPPWRINYHHDKFEDV
- a CDS encoding Glycerol-3-phosphate acyltransferase, yielding MEHLGLIIGLVVGGYLLGAIPFGVVISKAMGLPDPRTVGSKNVGFTNVLRVSGKTPGILTLVGDMGKGWVMGFAATQLLQDEWAILAVALAPFLGHLFSPFLGFKGGKGVATALGSVLGVAPIIGLLLLLAWIGAVALWRYSSGGALTAFGLFPVIAALVRPSVAFISFAVLVTGLIVIKHKGNIERLWKGTESKMGQGRSG
- a CDS encoding hypothetical protein (conserved exported protein of unknown function), whose protein sequence is MIANPHLLIASSLLLLLQLTIAACTENSTSPSLDAFVYPSDGIRCPAGSRAGAAGAIDGKVSADGIRYMVRTPSNYDPTFAHPLLMVYAPAGLSRWESERLTSITTSATGAGFVVVYTDHKSLNISTIEQLGTIPDLVAKEWCIDEHRVSVTGHSDGGTASLMLAVIEKTKTVPATIAPSAAGVTGKDLEAYQCPAPIPVMIMHSKNDKLFPGWGAKTSAWWAGCNQCDVTKTKPLEGGCRAYQGCASGGATLYCEGTGSHRDWPNLNRVMLDFFVHPEKFQ
- a CDS encoding CDP-diacylglycerol--glycerol-3-phosphate 3-phosphatidyltransferase, with product MNRVLEVWRDIGAESLNVPNVLTLARILLIPVFIILFVNPTPDQSLAAAIIFAVAAVTDMLDGYIARRTGQVTKLGKLLDPIADKLLVLSALILLMNVERVSALVVLLIVARELAVTGIRAIAAGEGMIIAAETTGKYKMALQVVAIILLILEGTGLAELGNMHLAGMFTLYLSLVLGYVSGGQYVWSFWKQVVAKGI